The genomic segment CAGAATTCAATCTTATTCCCGTCCAGGTCATAGATCCAGGCAAAGCGGCCGTAGGATTCGTCCATTCGTTTGGCATCAATCTTTCCTCCCTCCTGTTTCAAGCGATCGAGCAAAGTGATACCGTCACCCGCGTCGCCCTGTAAGATGCAAAAGGGGAATCGTCCCGGTTCCCCTTTTGCTCTCCTCCCTCCGCAACCCTAGGGTTTAGCCTTATTCGAACTGCTTCCGGAACTCCGCAAACTGCCGCTTGAGGTCTTCGAGTTCCTGTTCCAGTTTGCCGATGCGATCGAGTTGGGGTTCCGGTTCCGGTTGGGATTCCGATTCGATCAGTTCAACTTCGCCGGACAGAAGATGCGCGTATCGAGTCTCTTTGTGGCCGGCTTGCCGCGGAAGCCGCGCAACCAAGGGCGGCTCACCGGATATCAGTGAGTTCAGTGCCATCTCGACTTCGTCGAGACCCTGGAAATCATATAGACGATTTGTCCGCGTTCGAATTTCGCCGACGGTCTGCGGACCGCGGAGCATCAGCACATCCATCACG from the Terriglobia bacterium genome contains:
- a CDS encoding YceH family protein; this translates as MNPILNDVEVRVLGSLIEKEITTPDYYPLSLNALMSACNQSSNRNPVVHFDEATIARALDTLRERKLVVFVDRSESRVTKYRHIVYEAMNWGRPAIAVMDVLMLRGPQTVGEIRTRTNRLYDFQGLDEVEMALNSLISGEPPLVARLPRQAGHKETRYAHLLSGEVELIESESQPEPEPQLDRIGKLEQELEDLKRQFAEFRKQFE